Within the Pengzhenrongella sicca genome, the region CGCCGTGACGGGACGGACGAGGGTCCGGGTCGCGGTCACGAGAGGTAGTCCAGGAGGGTCGGCTGCATGACGCGTGCCGTCGCCCCGAGCGCCGCCTTGTAGGCGACCTCCTGCATCTCCAGCTCGACGACGGCCGCGGCGAGGTCGACGTCCTCGATCGAGCTGAGCTGGGACGTGAGGGTCGTCTTGGTGTCGAGCGCGCGCGTCTTGGCGTCGTCGATCTGGACCTGCCGCGCGCCGACGCCGGAGAGCTGGGTGATCATCGCGTCCCGGTGATCGTCGAGTACGTCGAGGTCGCCCGACACGGACGTGCCCGCGCGGAGCTTGGCGGCGATCGTGTCGAGCGTCGCGAAGACCGAGCCCGCGCCGTCGCCGAACGCTGCGCCGCCGTCGACGTCGACCCGGATCTTGGTGTTCGCATCGACGCGGCGGTCGACCGTCCCTGCTGAGGGGCTGCCCACGTAGGTGGTGACTCCCGCGACGGAGGTCACGGTGACCGCGGACCCGGTGTCCGACGTGCCCGCGAAGACCGTCCGGCCCTGGTAGGTCGTGTTGGCGGCCGCGACCAGCGTGTCGCGCAGGCTCTCGATCTGGACGGCGAGGGCCTCGCGCGCCTCGGGGGTCAGCGAGCCGGTGTTCCCACCCTGGACCGTGAGATCGCGCGCGGCGCGGAGCGTGTTGAGCGAGTCGCTGAGGGCGTCGTTCGCGGTCGTGAGCCAGCCCGTGCCGTCGTCGATGTTCTTGGCTGCCTGCTCGTTCGCCCGCAGCGTCGCCCGCAGCGCGATCGCCGAGGCTGTGCCGGCCGGGTCGTCCGACGGCTTGGTGATCATCGTCTTGCCCGAGAGGCGGTTCTGCAGAACCGACATCTGGTTCAGGTTGGTCTGCAGGTTCGCCAGGGTGTTGCGCTGGATCGTCTGCTGGGTGACGCGGCCGATCATCGTGTTCTCCCTAGACGGCGGTGCGGTTGATGAGGGTGTCGAGCATCTCGTCGATCGCGGTGAGCACGCGCGCGGCGCCTTCGTACGCTCGCTGGTAGGCGAGCATGTTGACCGCCTCCTCGTCGACGTCGACGCTTGCGCTGGACAGCTGCAGGCCCTCGGCGGTGCTGCGCGTCGACTCGGTGATGACGGCCCGCTGGGTCGCCGAGCGGGACTTGACCCCAAGGTCGGCCACGAATGCCGTCCAGATGGAGTCCGGTCCATCGGTCTCCTTGCCGATCGCTGCCATCTCGTCGGCCCTCGAACCGTCCAGGGCGCCGCCGGTCTCGCTCGCGACGGCGATGTCCTTGACGTCGGTGATCGCCACCGTGAGGCTCTGTGCCGCGTGGGCGCCGGTCGAGGCAAAGAAGGCGCCGCCCTCGGCGCCAGCCGCGGTGTACGAGGCCTGGTGCATCTCGTTGACGCTGGTCGTGAGCTTGATCGCGAGCTCGTCGTACCGCGCGGCGGCCTCGGCGAGCAGCCCGCCGTTCTTCGTGGTCGCGTCGGCGGGGGCGAGGACGGAGATCATCCCGACGACGGAGCCGGAGTCCGCGCTGAGTGCCGCCCCCGACGCGGCCCAGGACAGGGTCACGGACGAGCCCATCGTGTAGGACGGGCTGGCCGCGATCGCCTGGGTCTTGCCGCCGCGCACGAGGGCGTTGCCGCCGACCATGACGTCGACCGTGCCGTCCGGGCGCTCAATGCCCGTGGCTCCGACGAGCGCGGAGAGCTCGGTGACGAGGACGTTGCGCTGATCGATGAGCTCGTTCGCGGACGACCCGGAGGCGATGACGCCGCGGATGCTGTCGTTCAGGTCGGCGACCGCGGTCGCGGTCGCGTTGACGTCGACGACCGCGGCGTCGAGCTCGGTGCGCGTCTGGGTCCACTGGGTGGAGACTGCGGCGAAGCCCGCGGTGATCCGGCTCGCGAGTGCGGTGCCCTTCTCGAGCAGCACGGTGCGAGCGGCGTCGGTGCCCGGGTTGAGCCCGACCGTCTCCCACCCGGCCCAGAACTCCTGCAGCGCGGCGGAGACGCCGTTGTCGCCCGGTTCGGCGACGGTGCTCTCGAGGTTGGCGTACGCGGCGGCCTTGGTCGCGGCGAACGACGCCCCGCCGGTCTCGGCCCGCAGCCGGGCGTCGAGGAAGATGTTGCCGAGGCGGTCGATGCTGGTGACCTTCGTGCCGTTGCCGGCGGCCAGGCCCGTCGAGAACAGCGACGGGACGGTCAGCGACTCGACCGACGTCAGGCTCGCGCGCTGGCGCGTGTACCCGACCGTGTTCGCGTTGGCGATGTTCTGGCCGGAGACCTCGAGCGCCTGGCGCTGGGCGATCAGGGAACTCAGGGCGGTGGACATGCCAGAGAAGGTGCTCATGAGAGGCCTCTCGCTAGAACGACTGGTCGAGGAGCATGGCGGCGGGGCTGGCAGCCGACGTCGACCCGCGCGGGTCGTACGTCTGCATCGTCTCCTGCAGCCCGAGGATGGTCTCCTGGGCGGCGCGGTGGGAGCTCGTCAGGAGTGCACGGTTGCCCTGTGCGACGTCCTGGATCTGCGACGTGAGGGACACGAACGCCTCCCGGTGGCTCATCAAGAGCTCCTTCCACGGCTCGGGCGCGGCCTCCGCCAGGGCGAGCAGGCCACTGCCGGCGGCGACGCCGTAGGCCAGCGCGGCGACGTCGGCCTCGATGGCGCGGCCGAGCTCGGCGTCGCGGATCTGGTCGAGCACCTGCTCGACCTCGCGGGTCGCGTGCCCCAGCCAGCGGGTCCGCCCGGACGAGAGCACCAGCTGCTCTTCCTCGAGCTTGAAGAGCAAGAGCTCCAGTAGCTGACGCTCGCGCCACAGCACGGCGGACAGTTCTGCCACGCCCATGCGGGATCTCCCTTAGTAGTGGTGCGACGGTTCGTGCTGTTCAGGCTTCCTATCGGACGACTGCCTGGCATTGTGACCGTTCGGTCCGCCCGAATGTCGGATTCGGCAGCGGCGTACGCCGCGCCCGCTGCAGGCAGAGGGCCGGAGGTGGCCGACGCGCCCGGCAGTGACTGTGACCTACCTCACATGTCCAGTCGCCCGTTCGGCGCAGCCCCAGGTCGCAGGCCTGCGGCGGGCTCCGGGGGCCGTCACTGTGCGCCGAGAGAATTCTCGTCGCACCAAACCGCTCAAGCGGCCCGCCCCCGGCGACGAGAACCTGTACGTGGCCAACCCTGAGATCCAGATCGACGCACTCGTGACGGCGAACCTCCCGCTGGTGGGCTACCACGTCTCCGAGCTGCTCGGCCGGGTGCCGTCGTACGTGTCGCGCGACGACCTGGCCTCGGCCGGCTCCCTCGCGCTCGTCCAAGCGGCCCAGGCCTTCGACGCCACGACGGGCGTGCCCTTCGCGCGCTACGCGGCGCTGCGGATCCGGGGCGCGCTGCTCGACGAGCTCCGGTCCATGGACTGGGTCTCGCGCGGCGCCCGGCAGCGCGCCCGTCGAGTCGCGAGCATGAGTGACGAGCTGACCTCCCGCCTCGGGCGGTCGCCGTCGCGCGAGGAGCTCGCCCACACCCTCGGCACGACGGTCGCCGATGTCGACGCCGCGCGCGGCGACGCGGACCGACGCATCCTCAGCATCGAGGCGTTCGACAGCGCCATCGCCGACACCGTCTCCGAGCCGAGCATCGGGCCGGAAGAGACCTTGCTGGTGAACGAGAAGCTGCAGCACCTGCGCGCCGCGGTGACGACGCTCCCCGAGCGGCTGCGCTACGTCGTCGAGCAGCTGTTCTTCCAGGACCGCGCGGTCGTCGACCTCGCCGAGGAGCTCGGCGTGACCCAGTCCCGCATCAGCCAGCTGCGCACCGAGGCGCTCGCGCTGATGAAGGACGGCATGAACGCGAGCCTCGAGCCCTCGCTCGTGCCGGCGGCCGACCGTCCCGATGGCGTGGCGGAGCGGCGCCGGAAGGCGTACTTCGACCTCGTCGCCCAGCAGGCGGCCTTCCTGGCGCGGGCCTCCCAGATCGCGGGCACTGGCGTCGTCGCGCTGCCGAGCCAGCGCGAGACCGACGAGGTCACGATCTTCACGCACGGCCTGGGACTCGCCACCACCGCCTGAGCAATCAGCGCTCCGCACGGGTTCGCCTGGATCTCTCATGTGGGGTGGGTGGGGTCCGATAAGCACAGTGCCAGCCCATGGATGGGCGGCGATCCTGCTGCACTCACGGAGGAGTTTTCATCATGGCGCTCTCGATCAACACGAACATGGCGGCACTGAACGCGTACCGCAACCTCAACACCACGCAGAACGACCTGAGCAAGTCGCTCGAGAAGCTGTCCTCTGGCTTCCGGATCAACCGGGCCGCGGACGACGCTGCCGGGCTGGCCATCTCCGAGGGCATGCGCTCGCAGATGGGTGGCATCACGATGGGCGTGCGCAACGCCCAGGACGGCATCTCCCTCGTCCAGACCGCTGAAGGCGCGCTGAACGAGACGACCTCGATCCTGCAGCGCATGCGCGACCTCACGGTCCAGGGTGCCAACACCGGCTCGCTGACCGACGAGGCCTCCGCGAACATCCAGGTCGAGCTCACCGACCTCACCAAAGAGATCGACTCGATCGCGATGAAGACCAAGTTCAACGGTCAGTCGCTCCTCGGCGGCGGCGCGGCGGGTGCGGCCGGCACGGCCTACACTGGCTCGTTCCAGGTCGGCGCCAACGCGGGCGACACCGTCTCGGTGACGATCGCCAGCGCCAAGGTCTCCGACCTCGGTCTGCAGTCCGTCGCGACGACCGTGGGCAGCGGCGTCGGCGGTGGCCTCGTCAGCCTCGCGGCGTCAGCGAACGCGACGTCGACCGACATCGCGCAGAACCTCACCAACATCGACGCCGCGATCTCCGAGGTGTCGACGTCGCGCGCCGCGCTCGGTGCGCAGCAGAACACGTTCGATCACACGATCAACAACGCGAACGTGGCGCTGGAGAACGTGACCGCGTCGGAGTCCCGTATCCGGGACACCGACATGGCGTCGGAGATGGTGAAGTTCACGCGCGCGCAGATCCTGTCGCAGGCCGGCACGGCCATGCTCGCGCAGGCCAAGTCGATCCCGCAGGGCGTGCTCCAGCTCCTGCAGTAACCCGCACGCGCACGACCCGTACGGCACGACTCGGCGGCGCCTGCTCGGTCCAGAACCTTGGTCGAGCGGGCGCCGCCTTTTTGTTCGCCTGGATCTCTCATGTGGGGTGGGTGGGGTCCGATAAGCACAGTGCCAGCCCATGGATGGGCGGCGATCCTGCTGCACTCACGGAGGAGTTTTCATCATGGCGCTCTCGATCAACACGAACATGGCGGCACTGAACGCGTACCGCAACCTCAACACCACGCAGAACGACCTGAGCAAGTCGCTCGAGAAGCTGTCGTCCGGCTTCCGGATCAACCGGGCCGCGGACGACGCTGCCGGGCTGGCCATCTCCGAGGGCATGCGCTCGCAGATGGGTGGCATCACGATGGGCGTGCGCAACGCCCAGGACGGCATCTCCCTCGTCCAGACCGCTGAAGGCGCGCTGAACGAGACGACCTCGATCCTGCAGCGCATGCGCGACCTCACGGTCCAGGGTGCCAACACCGGCTCGCTGACCGACGAGGCCTCCGCGAACATCCAGGTCGAGCTCACCGACCTCACCACCGAGCTCGGCAGCATTGCGGCCAAGACGAGCTTCAACGGCCAGGCGCTTCTCGACGGCTCCTACTCGGGCTCGTTCCAGGTCGGCGCCAACGCCGGTGACACCGTCACCATCGACATCGACGGCGCGGGCACCTCGGCGCTGGGCGTCGTCGCGAGCACCGGCGCCGGCGGCGCCTCTGCCGCTGTGACCTCCGGTACCGGTTCGCTCGTCTCGCTCAGCGCGTCGGCCATCACCGAGTTCGACATCGCGAACAACCTCACGAACATCGACCTCGCGATCTCCAAGGTGTCGACGTCGCGCGCCCAGCTCGGTGCGCAGCAGAACACGCTCGATCACACGATCAACAACGCGAACGTGGCGCTGGAGAACGTGACCGCGTCGGAGTCCCGTATCCGGGACACCGACATGGCGTCGGAGATGGTGAAGTTCACGCGCGCGCAGATCCTGTCGCAGGCCGGCACGGCGATGCTCGCGCAGGCCAAGTCGATCCCGCAGGGCGTGCTCCAGCTCCTGCAGTAACCCGCACGCGCACGACCCGTACGGCACGACTCGGCGGCGCCTGCTCGGTCCAGAACCTTGGTCGAGCGGGCGCCGCCTTTTTGTTCGCCTGGATCTCTCATGTGGGGTGGGTGGGGTCCGATAAGCACAGTGCCAGCCCATGGATGGGCGGCGATCCTGCTGCACTCACGGAGGAGTTTTCATCATGGCGCTCTCGATCAACACGAACATGGCGGCACTGAACGCGTACCGCAACCTCAACACCACGCAGAACGACCTGAGCAAGTCGCTCGAGAAGCTGTCCTCTGGCTTCCGGATCAACCGGGCCGCGGACGACGCTGCCGGGCTGGCCATCTCCGAGGGCATGCGCTCGCAGATGGGTGGCATCACGATGGGCGTGCGCAACGCCCAGGACGGCATCTCCCTCGTCCAGACCGCTGAAGGCGCGCTGAACGAGACGACCTCGATCCTGCAGCGCATGCGCGACCTCACGGTCCAGGGCGCCAACACCGGCTCGCTGACCAAGGAAGCCTCCGCGAACATCCAGGTCGAGCTCGACGACCTCTCGGGGGAGCTCGACAAGATCGCCGACAAGACGAACTTCAACGGCCACACCCTTCTCGACGGCTCCTACTCGGGTTCGTTCCAGGTCGGCGCCAACTCGGGCGACGCCGTCACGATCAGCATCGGGACGTCGGCGTCCAACGCCAGCGTCTCTGGCCTCGGCCTGTCGGACGCTGCGACCGGCACGTCGACTGGGCTTGTCTCGCTCTCGGCCTCGGGGATCACCGCGACCGACATCGCGAGCAACCTGACGAACATCGACTCGGCGATCAGCAACGTGTCGACGATGCGCGCCCAGCTCGGTGCGCAGCAGAACACGCTCGATCACACGATCAACAACGCGAACGTGGCGCTGGAGAACGTGACCGCGTCGGAGTCCCGCATCCGGGACACCGACATGGCGTCGGAGATGGTGAAGTTCACGCGCGCGCAGATCCTGTCGCAGGCCGGCACGGCCATGCTCGCGCAGGCCAAGTCGATCCCGCAGGGCGTGCTCCAGCTCCTGCAGTAACCCGCACGGAGGTCCCCGCCACTTCGAGGCGGTCGACCTGATCTACCGGTGGTGGGCGGACTCGGACCGTCCGCCCACCACCGGCCGCTTCACCGGCCGCCGGGACCCAGCTCTCGGCGGCACGACCTTCAGGAAGGCTTCCGATGACCTCGGCAATCGACGGGCTGATCAGCGGCCTCGACACGACCACGATCATCACGAGTCTGATGACGCTCGAGGCGCAGTCGCAGACCGGCCTCAAGGCCAAGGTCACGACGACCAACGCCTACGTCACCGCGTTGCAGTCCCTCAACGTCAAGCTCTCCTCTCTCGCGACCTCCGCGAAGACCGCCGCGACGCCGGCGTCGTGGGAGGCCGCGATCGCGAAGAGCTCCGCGGCGTCCGTCACCGCGACCACCACGGCCGGGGCCAAGGCCTCGTCACTCACCTTCTCGGTCGACGCGGTCGCAAAGGCCCAGACCTCGGTGAGCGCCGTGGCGACGGACTTTGCGGCCAGCTACGGCGGGACCCTGAGCCTGTCCGTCGGCACGACGGCCGACCCGACCGTCACCTCGATCGACCTGACGGACGTGACCGACCTCGCCGGGGTGGCCAAGGCCATCAACTCCGCGGACACGGGCGTGACCGCGACGGTCGTGAAGATCTCCGCCACCGAGTCGCGCCTGCAGCTCACGTCGGCAACGACCGGCCTCGAGAGCGGGTTCGACCTCTACGCGGGCGCCGTGACCGCGGCCGAGGTCACCGCCGGCACGGCCACGGCCGCCGAGCTCATGGGCCGCTCCGCCGGGACGCTCATCACCGGCGCGGCTGACGCAAAGATCACGCTGTGGTCCGGCACCGGAGCCGAGACCGAGGTCACGTCCGCCAGCAACACGTTCACCGGTGTGCTCACCGGCGTGGACTTCACCGTCTCGGCCGTGGCCAGCGACGTCACCCTGACCGTGGGCGGCGACGACGCCGCCCTGACCAGCCTCGCCTCTGGCCTCGTCAGCAACCTCACGACGGTCCTGTCGGAGATCGTCTCGCAGACCACGAACACGACGACGACGACCGACGGCGCGACCACCACGAAGTTCGGGGTGCTGTCGAAGGACAGCGACATCCGGGCCATGAAGCAGGCCGTGCTCAGCGCGGCGTCGAACCCGATCAACGGCATCTCGCCGTCGTCGATCGGCATCGTCCTCGGCAAGGACGGCTCGATGTCGTTCGACGCGACGAAGTTCGCAGCCGCGCTCGCCGCCGACCCCGACGGCGTTCAGGCGGTCGTGACCGGCGTTGCCGCCCGTCTGCAGACCGTCGCCGAGGGCTTCTCCAACTCCTCGACCGGCTCAGTCACGAACAAGATCACGAGCCAGAAGGGCTACGTCGACGACCTGGGCGACCAGATCCTCAGCTGGGACACCCGCCTCACCCTGCGGCGCACCGCGCTTGAGAAGCAGTACGCCGCCCTCGAGGTCGCTCTCGGCAAGCTCGGCAGCCAGTCCGACTGGCTGACGTCGCAGCTCGAGACCCTGTCCTCCAACTCGTCCTGATCCAGTACCTAGCTCCGACGGAGAGGCTTTCATGAATCTCGCGATGACCCGCAGCCGGTTCCTCGACAGCGCCGTCGCCACGGCCGGCCCGCAGCGCATCCTCACAATGCTCTACGACCGCCTGGTGC harbors:
- the fliD gene encoding flagellar filament capping protein FliD, producing MTSAIDGLISGLDTTTIITSLMTLEAQSQTGLKAKVTTTNAYVTALQSLNVKLSSLATSAKTAATPASWEAAIAKSSAASVTATTTAGAKASSLTFSVDAVAKAQTSVSAVATDFAASYGGTLSLSVGTTADPTVTSIDLTDVTDLAGVAKAINSADTGVTATVVKISATESRLQLTSATTGLESGFDLYAGAVTAAEVTAGTATAAELMGRSAGTLITGAADAKITLWSGTGAETEVTSASNTFTGVLTGVDFTVSAVASDVTLTVGGDDAALTSLASGLVSNLTTVLSEIVSQTTNTTTTTDGATTTKFGVLSKDSDIRAMKQAVLSAASNPINGISPSSIGIVLGKDGSMSFDATKFAAALAADPDGVQAVVTGVAARLQTVAEGFSNSSTGSVTNKITSQKGYVDDLGDQILSWDTRLTLRRTALEKQYAALEVALGKLGSQSDWLTSQLETLSSNSS
- a CDS encoding flagellin N-terminal helical domain-containing protein; this encodes MALSINTNMAALNAYRNLNTTQNDLSKSLEKLSSGFRINRAADDAAGLAISEGMRSQMGGITMGVRNAQDGISLVQTAEGALNETTSILQRMRDLTVQGANTGSLTDEASANIQVELTDLTKEIDSIAMKTKFNGQSLLGGGAAGAAGTAYTGSFQVGANAGDTVSVTIASAKVSDLGLQSVATTVGSGVGGGLVSLAASANATSTDIAQNLTNIDAAISEVSTSRAALGAQQNTFDHTINNANVALENVTASESRIRDTDMASEMVKFTRAQILSQAGTAMLAQAKSIPQGVLQLLQ
- the flgL gene encoding flagellar hook-associated protein FlgL, which translates into the protein MIGRVTQQTIQRNTLANLQTNLNQMSVLQNRLSGKTMITKPSDDPAGTASAIALRATLRANEQAAKNIDDGTGWLTTANDALSDSLNTLRAARDLTVQGGNTGSLTPEAREALAVQIESLRDTLVAAANTTYQGRTVFAGTSDTGSAVTVTSVAGVTTYVGSPSAGTVDRRVDANTKIRVDVDGGAAFGDGAGSVFATLDTIAAKLRAGTSVSGDLDVLDDHRDAMITQLSGVGARQVQIDDAKTRALDTKTTLTSQLSSIEDVDLAAAVVELEMQEVAYKAALGATARVMQPTLLDYLS
- the flgK gene encoding flagellar hook-associated protein FlgK — its product is MSTFSGMSTALSSLIAQRQALEVSGQNIANANTVGYTRQRASLTSVESLTVPSLFSTGLAAGNGTKVTSIDRLGNIFLDARLRAETGGASFAATKAAAYANLESTVAEPGDNGVSAALQEFWAGWETVGLNPGTDAARTVLLEKGTALASRITAGFAAVSTQWTQTRTELDAAVVDVNATATAVADLNDSIRGVIASGSSANELIDQRNVLVTELSALVGATGIERPDGTVDVMVGGNALVRGGKTQAIAASPSYTMGSSVTLSWAASGAALSADSGSVVGMISVLAPADATTKNGGLLAEAAARYDELAIKLTTSVNEMHQASYTAAGAEGGAFFASTGAHAAQSLTVAITDVKDIAVASETGGALDGSRADEMAAIGKETDGPDSIWTAFVADLGVKSRSATQRAVITESTRSTAEGLQLSSASVDVDEEAVNMLAYQRAYEGAARVLTAIDEMLDTLINRTAV
- a CDS encoding flagellin N-terminal helical domain-containing protein, translated to MALSINTNMAALNAYRNLNTTQNDLSKSLEKLSSGFRINRAADDAAGLAISEGMRSQMGGITMGVRNAQDGISLVQTAEGALNETTSILQRMRDLTVQGANTGSLTKEASANIQVELDDLSGELDKIADKTNFNGHTLLDGSYSGSFQVGANSGDAVTISIGTSASNASVSGLGLSDAATGTSTGLVSLSASGITATDIASNLTNIDSAISNVSTMRAQLGAQQNTLDHTINNANVALENVTASESRIRDTDMASEMVKFTRAQILSQAGTAMLAQAKSIPQGVLQLLQ
- a CDS encoding sigma-70 family RNA polymerase sigma factor; the encoded protein is MANPEIQIDALVTANLPLVGYHVSELLGRVPSYVSRDDLASAGSLALVQAAQAFDATTGVPFARYAALRIRGALLDELRSMDWVSRGARQRARRVASMSDELTSRLGRSPSREELAHTLGTTVADVDAARGDADRRILSIEAFDSAIADTVSEPSIGPEETLLVNEKLQHLRAAVTTLPERLRYVVEQLFFQDRAVVDLAEELGVTQSRISQLRTEALALMKDGMNASLEPSLVPAADRPDGVAERRRKAYFDLVAQQAAFLARASQIAGTGVVALPSQRETDEVTIFTHGLGLATTA
- the flgN gene encoding flagellar export chaperone FlgN, whose protein sequence is MGVAELSAVLWRERQLLELLLFKLEEEQLVLSSGRTRWLGHATREVEQVLDQIRDAELGRAIEADVAALAYGVAAGSGLLALAEAAPEPWKELLMSHREAFVSLTSQIQDVAQGNRALLTSSHRAAQETILGLQETMQTYDPRGSTSAASPAAMLLDQSF
- a CDS encoding flagellin N-terminal helical domain-containing protein, which codes for MALSINTNMAALNAYRNLNTTQNDLSKSLEKLSSGFRINRAADDAAGLAISEGMRSQMGGITMGVRNAQDGISLVQTAEGALNETTSILQRMRDLTVQGANTGSLTDEASANIQVELTDLTTELGSIAAKTSFNGQALLDGSYSGSFQVGANAGDTVTIDIDGAGTSALGVVASTGAGGASAAVTSGTGSLVSLSASAITEFDIANNLTNIDLAISKVSTSRAQLGAQQNTLDHTINNANVALENVTASESRIRDTDMASEMVKFTRAQILSQAGTAMLAQAKSIPQGVLQLLQ